One Indicator indicator isolate 239-I01 chromosome Z, UM_Iind_1.1, whole genome shotgun sequence genomic window carries:
- the ZCCHC9 gene encoding zinc finger CCHC domain-containing protein 9, translating to MTRWARRNGPPGAKALAATPWEEMVNGPQGQEGPSGPLSLKKEQQKRKKKNNKKKDYLNEDVNGFAAYLKQSLRNGEVTEADSIELEKEVALALKKDKRREDRRLKRKERKKNTMVCFHCREPGHGVADCPAVLESEDMGTGICYRCGSTEHDISKCRAKVDPAVGAFPYAKCFICGEMGHLSRSCPDNPKGLYAEGGGCKLCGSVEHFKKDCPEKQNADQVTVARWAFGMSGDYEEVTEAPKLQKPKGKVAKVVTF from the exons ATGACCCGATGGGCTCGGCGAAACGGCCCTCCCGGGGCAAAGGCGCTGGCTGCGACACCCTGGGAGGAGATGGTGAACGGcccccaggggcaggagggcCCTTCAGGCCCCCTCTCCCTGAAGAAGGagcaacagaagaggaaaaagaagaacaacaaaaaaaaggactaTCTGAATGAAGACGTTAACGGGTTTGCAGCGTACCTGAAGCAAAGCTTGCGGAATGGCGAAGTGACCGAAGCAGACAGTATCgagctggagaaggaggtaGCGTTAGCCTTGAAGAAGGACAAGCGGCGGGAGGATAGGAGgctgaagagaaaagaaaggaagaaaaatactatG gtaTGTTTCCACTGTAGAGAACCTGGCCATGGTGTTGCTGATTGTCCTGCAGTACTTGAAAGTGAAGATATGGGTACAGGAATCTGTTACCGGTGTGGATCCACAGAACATGACATCAGCAAATGCAGAGCAAAAGTAGATCCAGCTGTTG GGGCATTTCCATATGCAAAGTGTTTCATCTGTGGTGAGATGGGGCATCTCTCAAGGTCGTGTCCAGACAATCCCAAGGGATTGTATGCTGAAG GTGGTGGCTGCaaactctgtggctctgtggaaCACTTCAAAAAAGATTGTCCAGAGAAACAGAACGCAG ATCAGGTTACGGTCGCGCGCTGGGCCTTTGGAATGAGTGGAGATTATGAAGAAGTTACAGAAGCACCAAAACTGCAAAAGCCAAAAGGGAAAGTGGCCAAAGTTGTTACTTTTTGA